The following are from one region of the Coffea eugenioides isolate CCC68of chromosome 2, Ceug_1.0, whole genome shotgun sequence genome:
- the LOC113762227 gene encoding serine/threonine-protein phosphatase 4 regulatory subunit 2 isoform X1, translating to MAEATAEASETSQNSNLAVDQNHDTSVSHLPNHGIKPQHEFSEEQVRHILEVIAATGKFWHEWDKLKGMLSFYLKQVLSQYPEAKLSSEQQISSMGETFLELVKRLDDALQSFVEGPPFTLQRVCEILLAARTIYPNLSKLALALEKNLLVTSVLTISTDLCPGTSDPRLTTGGRENEEPNAKLESTQNGVQPLGGDKDEIMTEVQASEADEDMTIDMETFEEIVRSSETNSTPTCDSESTSI from the exons ATGGCGGAGGCAACAGCAGAAGCAAGTGAAACTTCCCAGAATTCAAATCTTGCAGTAGACCAGAACCACGACACTTCCGTTTCTCATCTCCCAAATCACGG CATCAAGCCCCAGCACGAGTTTTCAGAAGAACAAGTAAGACACATTCTCGAAGTAATTGCCGCCACTGGGAAGTTTTG GCATGAATGGGACAAATTGAAGGGTATGCTGTCCTTCTATCTCAAGCAG GTCCTATCTCAATACCCAGAGGCAAAATTAAGTAGTGAGCAACAAATTTCTTCAATGGGAGAGACCTTCCTTGAGTTGGTGAAAAGGTTGGATGATG CTCTTCAGAGCTTTGTTGAGGGCCCTCCATTTACACTACAGAGGGTTTGCGAG ATTTTGTTGGCAGCAAGAACCATTTATCCCAATCTTTCAAAGCTTGCCTTGGCCCTGGAAAAG AATTTGTTGGTGACATCTGTGTTGACCATCTCTACAGATCTCTGTCCTGGAACATCTGACCCGAGATTGACTACAGGGGGAAGAGAAAATGAGGAGCCCAATGCTAAATTGGAATCCACGCAAAATGGTGTCCAACCTTTGGGAGGCGACAAGGATGAAATAATGACAGAAGTTCAGGCTTCTGAGGCTGACGAGGATATGACAATTGACATGGAAACCTTCGAAGAAATAGTTAGATCATCAGAGACAAATTCTACACCTACTTGTGATTCAGAATCTACCAGTATCTGA
- the LOC113760252 gene encoding serine/threonine-protein kinase TIO, whose product MSIENYHVIELVGEGSFGKVYKGRRKFTGQTVAMKFIPKHGKSDKDIHNLRQEIEILRKLKHENIIEMLDSFESPQEFCVVTEFAQGELFEILEDDKCLPEEQVQAIAKQLVRALHYLHSNRIIHRDMKPQNILIGAGSIVKLCDFGFARAMSTNTVVLRSIKGTPLYMAPELVREQPYNHTADLWSLGVILYELFVGQPPFYTNSVYALIRHIIKDPVKYPDNMSSNFKSFLKGLLNKVPQSRLTWPALLEHPFVKESTMDVDEKQIHDLSSPARGHNVAPKTKVSTVASPESKSHSVVNGEGDDLDPHPDAFSKNHTSAGGDLIKEEFPGFPGSVDVVQSGCEVLDRLENHSRTVKGAQKIGQDREALSVILVPLNNWCSGSQNSSRVQDVTLNQSLRILSNIAAAGAFTLSGIVDEVIVQLLGFNSDILKLKPNDGNDLMAKSFSIVKKLLDSSESCNGGSYFKHWKTLLELYSQVVSCFDGVSGRALYESTACITVILSIAAQALKTFAATSAPREISASTVVDERLDQVLEHAKTSGLAEILCLCLAKSGSSLMSGSSNLLRAGCEACRAIWLLVNAFEFLSCKDNARPFPLYSLRSHSLFQLDILGCGQGSLSETDLAAIVDGVTKAFIRSKAIQIAMYYCLHQRVEPTLSAAVQLILRFCLTSGTVASILCGLPTSLPVTTVVNGGGDGTIVSQIFSILSFCSSSTKETHGGEAVELKSKATDPYNLVQHCCLVISTVAQILKLSGRNCALLMLTSSSKKQFSRLSLLAQHFSSDERMQSTFPPSRSSAMLAFASILSLENGVSVESTVAEIAVPLVPRTATLCDYLKVLPCEDSAVRYNVVSGMLSYWHGLRDGCVGLLESRLKWGGPLAVQQLCACGIPQLLMDVLSNNFAHSSSQISSCTEDHIGLSPVGVVWTLSLVCQCLSGGVSIFRQILLRKEHIKLTSDLISDAHLKLVRCWNGPGGRKDGVRDLINAVVDLLAFPLVAIQSAPGPAATASVNSGFLLNVGSPGGRVCAEDKDMAKAIEANMGKYIQLLLEIAIPGTILRCLEHIELKDVARPVAFLAKMISHRPLAVQLLDSGLLDPSRMRRLLGSLCPREVTLDVLMIISDLARMDKAFYQHIDGADILEFLKDCLTHEDPNVRSKTCSAIGNMCRHSSYFYSLLAKYHIINLLIDRCADSDRRTRKFACFAIGNAAYHNDLLYEELRKSIPQLSNLLLSSEEDKTKANAAGALSNLVRNSDKLCEDIVSKGAMQALLKLVADCATVALNPSRRDAITESPLKIALFSLAKMCAHPPCRQFLCSSELFPAIKRLRQSPESTISKYASVIISQVAEVSS is encoded by the exons ATGTCCATCGAAAATTATCATGTGATAGAGCTCGTGGGCGAAGGCTCCTTTGGGAAGGTTTACAAGGGGAGGCGCAAATTTACTGGCCAG ACTGTTGCAATGAAATTTATACCCAAGCACGGTAAAAGTGACAAGGACATCCACAATTTGAGACAAGAGATCGAG ATACTGAGAAAGTTGAAGCACGAGAATATCATTGAAATGTTAGATTCTTTTGAGAGCCCGCAAGAGTTTTGTGTTGTCACCGAATTTGCTCAG GGTGAACtgtttgaaattcttgaagatGACAAGTGTCTTCCCGAAGAACAAGTCCAAGCCATTGCAAAACAGTTG GTGAGAGCATTGCATTATTTACATTCAAATCGTATCATCCATCGTGATATGAAGCCGCAAAATATCCTCATTGGTGCTGGATCTATTGTCAAG CTTTGCGACTTTGGTTTTGCACGTGCAATGTCCACCAACACAGTTGTGCTGCGTTCAATAAAAG GTACTCCACTCTACATGGCTCCAGAGTTGGTGCGTGAACAGCCCTACAACCACACTGCTGATTTGTGGTCTCTTGGAGTGATTTT GTATGAATTGTTTGTAGGACAGCCTCCATTTTATACCAACTCAGTTTATGCTCTCATCCGTCACATTATTAAG GATCCAGTCAAATATCCAGACAACATGAGCTCAAATTTTAAAAGCTTCTTGAAGGGGTTGCTCAATAAG GTCCCGCAGAGTAGATTGACGTGGCCTGCTCTTCTTGAACATCCATTTGTCAAAGAAAGTACTATGGATGTGGATGAAAAG CAGATTCATGATCTGAGTAGTCCAGCAAGGGGACATAATGTAGCTCCAAAGACCAAAGTGTCAACTGTTGCAAGTCCCGAGA GCAAATCTCATTCTGTGGTCAATGGAGAAGGCGATGACCTTGACCCACATCCTGATGCTTTTTCAAAAAACCACACCTCAGCCGGTGGTGATTTGATAAAAGAGGAGTTCCCAGGTTTCCCAGGTTCTGTTGATGTTGTACAGTCAG GTTGTGAGGTGTTGGACCGACTTGAGAACCACTCTCGTACAGTTAAGGGTGCCCAAAAAATTGGTCAAGACCGTGAAGCATTAtcggtgatcttggtaccactGAATAATTGGTGCAGTGGATCCCAGAATTCCTCCAG GGTTCAAGATGTTACATTGAATCAGTCACTCAGAATTCTCTCAAATATAGCAGCGGCTGGTGCATTTACTTTGAGTGGCATTGTTGATGAAGTAATTGTTCAGCTTCTTGGATTCAATTCTGATATACTTAAGCTAAAACCAAATGATGGTAATGACTTAATGGCCAAG AGCTTCTCAATCGTTAAAAAATTGTTAGATTCCTCTGAAAGCTGTAATGGAGGTTCATATTTCAAGCACTGGAAGACACTACTTGAACTATATTCACAG GTTGTTAGTTGTTTTGATGGGGTGTCCGGAAGAGCTCTGTATGAGTCAACAGCTTGCATTACTGTCATACTGTCAATAGCAGCACAGGCTCTCAAAACATTTGCAGCAACTTCAGCTCCTAGGGAGATATCTGCCTCCACCGTGGTAGATGAAAGGCTTGATCAAGTTCTGGAGCATGCCAAAACATCGGGTCTGGCAGAAATTTTATGCCTGTGCTTGGCAAAATCAGGCTCAAGTCTCATGTCAGGTTCCTCAAATTTGTTGCGAGCTGGTTGTGAAGCTTGTAGGGCTATTTGGTTACTAGTAAATGCATTTGAATTTCTTTCCTGCAAAGATAATGCTCGCCCATTTCCTCTATACTCATTGCGAAGCCATTCTCTATTTCAACTTGACATTTTGGGCTGTGGCCAAGGTTCTTTGTCAGAAACTGATTTAGCAGCAATTGTTGATGGAGTGACAAAAGCATTTATAAGATCCAAAGCAATACAGATTGCTATGTACTATTGTCTTCATCAACGTGTTGAGCCTACTTTGAGTGCTGCTGTTCAG CTCATCCTGAGGTTTTGCTTGACTAGTGGTACTGTTGCCAGTATTCTCTGTGGCCTGCCTACTTCTCTTCCTGTTACCACAGTTGTAAATGGGGGAGGAGATGGTACTATTGTTTCACAAATCTTCTCCATACTATCTTTTTGTTCTTCCTCAACCAAAGAAACACATGGAGGAGAAGCAGTTGAATTGAAATCAAAAGCAACTGATCCATACAACCTGGTTCAGCATTGCTGCCTTGTCATTAGTACAGTTGCACAAATCTTGAAGTTATCTGGACGAAATTGTGCGCTCTTAATGCTTACATCCTCTTCAAAAAAGCAGTTTTCTCGGCTCTCTCTCCTTGCACAACATTTTTCTTCCGACGAAAGGATGCAGTCAACATTTCCACCTTCTCGTTCTTCCGCAATGCTAGCATTTGCTTCAATTCTAAGTCTCGAAAATGGAGTTTCTGTTGAATCCACTGTTGCTGAGATAGCTGTGCCTTTAGTCCCACGGACTGCTACACTATGTGATTATCTCAAGGTTTTGCCATGTGAAGATAGTGCAGTAAGATACAACGTAGTTAGTGGCATGCTCTCCTATTGGCATGGCCTCAGGGATGGATGTGTTGGTCTATTAGAGTCCAGATTGAAATGGGGAGGACCATTAGCTGTTCAACAACTGTGTGCTTGTGGTATTCCCCAGCTTCTAATGGATGTGTTGTCAAACAATTTTGCACATAGTTCTTCTCAAATATCAAGCTGTACAGAAGATCATATTGGTCTTTCACCTGTCGGAGTTGTCTGGACACTTTCCTTAGTATGTCAATGCCTTTCTGGTGGAGTATCAATTTTTCGCCAGATTTTGCTAAGGAAAGAACACATCAAGTTGACCTCCGATTTAATATCTGATGCACATCTCAAGCTTGTCAGGTGTTGGAATGGGCCTGGTGGCAGGAAGGATGGGGTGAGAGATCTGATAAATGCAGTAGTTGATCTCTTGGCTTTTCCTCTTGTCGCTATACAGAGTGCTCCTGGTCCAGCTGCTACTGCTTCAGTTAACAGTGGATTCCTTCTTAATGTTGGTTCCCCTGGCGGAAGAGTATGTGCAGAAGACAAGGATATGGCGAAAGCAATAGAGGCAAATATGGGAAAGTATATTCAACTCCTCCTTGAG ATAGCAATTCCAGGAACTATATTACGGTGTTTGGAGCATATTGAATTGAAAGATGTGGCAAGGCCTGTTGCATTTCTTGCTAAAATGATAAGCCATCGACCTCTTGCAGTCCAACTTCTTGATTCGGGATTGCTGGATCCAAGTAGAATGAGAAGGTTGCTTGGTAGTTTGTGTCCCCGAGAAGTTACTTTGGATGTTCTCATGATTATATCAGATCTAGCTCGGATGGATAAG GCTTTCTATCAGCATATTGATGGGGCTGACATTTTGGAGTTCTTGAAGGACTGTCTTACACATGAAGATCCTAATGTGCGTTCAAAGACATGTAGTGCTATAGGAAATATGTGTCGCCATAGCTCTTACTTCTACAGTTTACTG GCAAAATATCATATTATTAATCTTTTAATTGATCGATGTGCTGATTCTGATAGGAGAACACGAAAATTTGCATGCTTTGCT ATTGGGAATGCAGCCTATCACAATGACTTGCTGTATGAAGAGTTGAGGAAGTCCATTCCACAGCTTTCAAATCTGTTGCTTTCATCTGAGGAAGATAAAACGAAGGCAAATGCTGCTGGTGCATTGAGCAATCTTGTGCGTAATTCTGACAAGCTTTGTGAAGATATAGTTTCCAAAGGAGCAATGCAG GCATTACTGAAGCTGGTTGCTGACTGTGCCACGGTGGCTCTGAACCCCAGCAGGAGAGATGCTATAACAGAGTCGCCTTTAAAGATAGCCCTCTTCTCATTGGCCAAGATGTGCGCGCATCCTCCGTGCAGACAATTTCTTTGCTCATCTGAGCTATTTCCTGCGATCAAGCGGCTGCGGCAATCACCAGAATCAACAATCTCCAAATATGCTTCTGTCATTATCAGCCAGGTTGCAGAAGTTTCGAGTTAG
- the LOC113762296 gene encoding uncharacterized protein LOC113762296 isoform X1: protein MIFMLPSSSSSSCRTTTSTATMFLHKTTFLVPKNPTSLLFCSTTPTKLRRLPKFTCLFHHLLPNFPLASVLTSANAIVAAAAAGSSSAHAAVSSAITHVAVTALAIASGACLSTKVDFLWPKLDDHPGSLILDGVDVTGYPIFTDAKVQKAIAFARKSHHGQLRKTGEPYLTHCIHTGKILAALIPSAGKRAVDTVVAGILHDVVDDTGETLESIEKEFDADVVRLVAGVSRLSYINQLLRRHRRLNLNQPTLSHNEANNIRVMLLGMVNDPRVVLIKLADRLHNMRTIYALPSAKAQAVAQETLAIWCSLASRLGLWAPKAELEDLCFAVLQPHIFRRMRADLASMWSPGKRNLRRLSTKSSSFGKQFGKNSISEYEQSTEIDQDEVNMKVLLQAVLPFDLLLDRKKRIDFIENLAKPSESQINPKVIRDAGIALASLVVCEEALERELFISTSYVPGMEVTLSSRLKSLYSIYSKMKRKDVGISEVYDARALRVIIGDKNGTLHGQAVQCCYNLLNIVHRLWTPIDGEFDDYIVNPKPSGYQSLHTAVQGPDNSPLEVQIRTQSMHEYAEHGLAAHWLYKETETKLPSESIIHDPEITESPYCSKEMEDQSSVDYDVFRKYSILKAGHPVLRVEAGHLLAAVIVRVDEDGKELLVAVSFGLAASEAVAARRSSYQIKRWEAYARLYKKVSDEWWCEPGHGDWCTCLEKYTLCRDGMYHKQDQFHRLLPTFIQIIELTEQEESEYWAVVSAVFEGKSITSIVPHSSSPDRRGFNSVNSSLMDTGINNKVLLLRTMLQWEEQLRCEAGLQKIDRDSRSSGHTDSAPFAEVVIICWPHGEIMRLSSGSTAADAARRVGLEGKLVSVNGQLVVPSTELKDGDVVEVRM, encoded by the exons atgATTTTTAtgcttccttcttcttcttcttcttcttgccGAACAACAACATCCACCGCCACCATGTTCCTCCACAAAACCACCTTCCTTGTCCCCAAAAATCCAACCTCTCTTCTCTTCTGTTCCACCACCCCCACAAAGCTCCGCCGTCTTCCCAAATTCACCTGTCTTTTTCATCACCTTCTTCCCAATTTTCCCCTCGCCTCTGTCCTCACCTCCGCCAACGCCATTGTCGCCGCCGCTGCTGCTGGATCTTCCTCTGCTCATGCCGCTGTCTCCTCCGCCATCACTCACGTCGCCGTCACCGCCCTTGCCATTGCTTCCGGCGCTTGTCTCTCCACCAAGGTCGATTTTTTGTGGCCCAAACTCGATGACCACCCCG GATCTCTCATACTGGATGGTGTAGATGTCACTGGGTATCCCATATTCACTGACGCAAAG GTGCAAAAGGCAATTGCATTTGCAAGGAAATCACACCATGGCCAGCTACGAAAGACTGGAGAGCCTTACCTCACGCATTGTATTCACactggaaaaattttggctgCCTTGATTCCATCAGCTGGAAAGAGG GCTGTTGATACAGTTGTTGCAGGCATCCTTCATGATGTCGTTGACGATACTGGTGAGACTTTGGAAAGCATAGAGAAAGAGTTTGATGCCGACGTAGTAAGATTGGTAGCTGGAGTATCCAGACTAAGTTACATAAATCAG CTGTTGCGGAGGCATCGAAGGCTAAATTTAAATCAGCCTACTCTAAGCCACAATGAG GCAAATAACATACGAGTGATGCTGCTGGGTATGGTCAATGATCCACGCGTGGTGCTTATAAAGCTTGCTGATCGCCTTCATAACATGAGAACCAT ATATGCTCTTCCTTCCGCCAAAGCACAAGCTGTTGCCCAGGAAACATTAGCAATTTGGTGCTCACTTGCTTCACGTCTAGGACTCTGGGCACCGAAAGCTGAGCTTGAAGATCTGTGCTTTGCTGTCCTTCAG CCTCATATATTCCGTCGAATGCGAGCTGACCTTGCCTCCATGTGGAGCCCCGGTAAGAGGAATCTGAGAAGACTATCTACAAAATCCAGCTCTTTTGGAAAACAATTTGGGAAGAACTCGATTTCTGAATATGAACAATCTACAGAAATTGATCAGGATGAAGTAAACATGAAG GTTCTTCTGCAGGCAGTGCTTCCATTTGACCTTTTACTGGACCGAAAAAAGCGTATTGACTTTATTGAAAATCTTGCAAAACCATCAGAGTCACAAATTAATCCAAAGGTTATCAGGGATGCGGGAATTGCTTTAGCATCTCTGGTTGTGTGTGAGGAAGCGCTTGAGCGGGAATTATTTATATCAACCTC TTATGTTCCTGGAATGGAAGTAACTTTGTCTAGTCGCCTAAAGAGCCTGTATAGCATTTATAGCAAG atgaaaagaaaagatgtAGGTATAAGTGAAGTGTATGATGCTCGTGCACTCAGAGTAATTATTGGAGATAAGAATGGGACTTTGCATGGGCAGGCAGTTCAGTGTTGTTACAATCTTCTCAACATTGTGCACAG ACTTTGGACCCCCATTGATGGTGAGTTTGATGACTACATTGTGAATCCAAAACCAAGTGGCTACCAG TCTCTGCACACTGCAGTTCAGGGTCCGGACAATTCACCTCTGGAAGTTCAAATTAGAACACAA AGCATGCATGAGTATGCTGAGCATGGACTTGCTGCGCATTGGCTTTACAAAGAAACTGAAACTAAGTTGCCTTCTGAGAGCATTATACATGATCCTGAAATAACAGAATCCCCATACTGCTCTAAAGAAATGGAAGATCAAAGTTCTGTTGACTATGATGTATTCAGGAAGTACAGTATTCTAAAAGCTGGACACCCAGTTCTAAGAGTGGAAGCAGGTCACTTACTAGCTGCAGTTATTGTCAG AGTAGACGAAGATGGAAAAGAATTGCTTGTTGCTGTGAGCTTTGGCCTAGCAGCTTCTGAAGCAGTAGCTGCCCGAAGATCTTCTTACCAAATAAAACGGTGGGAGGCTTATGCAAGATTATACAAAAAG GTGTCTGATGAGTGGTGGTGTGAACCAGGACATGGGGATTGGTGCACTTGTCTCGAAAAGTACACTCTTTGTCGAGATGGTATGTACCATAAG CAAGACCAGTTTCATCGCCTGTTGCCGACCTTCATCCAAATAATTGAGTTGACAGAACAAGAGGAAAGTGAATACTGGGCTGTTGTATCTGCTGTTTTTGAGGGCAAATCTATTACGTCTATTGTGCCTCATTCAAGCAGCCCAGATAGACGGGGGTTTAATTCTGTGAATTCATCGCTGATGGATACTGGAATCAACAACAAG GTGCTTTTACTGAGGACAATGCTTCAGTGGGAGGAGCAGTTGCGATGTGAAGCAGGCCTTCAAAAAATAGACCGTGATTCAAGATCGTCTGGACATACCGACTCTGCTCCTTTTGCTGAGGTAGTGATTATCTGTTGGCCTCATGGTGAGATAATGAGGTTGAGCAGTGGTAGCACGGCTGCTGACGCAGCTAGAAGAGTTGGACTTGAGGGAAAGCTGGTCTCAGTAAATGGTCAGCTTGTCGTTCCCAGTACAGAGCTAAAGGACGGTGATGTAGTTGAGGTCAGAATGTAA
- the LOC113762227 gene encoding serine/threonine-protein phosphatase 4 regulatory subunit 2 isoform X2, whose product MAEATAEASETSQNSNLAVDQNHDTSVSHLPNHGIKPQHEFSEEQVRHILEVIAATGKFWHEWDKLKGMLSFYLKQVLSQYPEAKLSSEQQISSMGETFLELVKRLDDALQSFVEGPPFTLQRVCEILLAARTIYPNLSKLALALEKISVLEHLTRD is encoded by the exons ATGGCGGAGGCAACAGCAGAAGCAAGTGAAACTTCCCAGAATTCAAATCTTGCAGTAGACCAGAACCACGACACTTCCGTTTCTCATCTCCCAAATCACGG CATCAAGCCCCAGCACGAGTTTTCAGAAGAACAAGTAAGACACATTCTCGAAGTAATTGCCGCCACTGGGAAGTTTTG GCATGAATGGGACAAATTGAAGGGTATGCTGTCCTTCTATCTCAAGCAG GTCCTATCTCAATACCCAGAGGCAAAATTAAGTAGTGAGCAACAAATTTCTTCAATGGGAGAGACCTTCCTTGAGTTGGTGAAAAGGTTGGATGATG CTCTTCAGAGCTTTGTTGAGGGCCCTCCATTTACACTACAGAGGGTTTGCGAG ATTTTGTTGGCAGCAAGAACCATTTATCCCAATCTTTCAAAGCTTGCCTTGGCCCTGGAAAAG ATCTCTGTCCTGGAACATCTGACCCGAGATTGA
- the LOC113762296 gene encoding uncharacterized protein LOC113762296 isoform X2 has protein sequence MSLGIPYSLTQRQVQKAIAFARKSHHGQLRKTGEPYLTHCIHTGKILAALIPSAGKRAVDTVVAGILHDVVDDTGETLESIEKEFDADVVRLVAGVSRLSYINQLLRRHRRLNLNQPTLSHNEANNIRVMLLGMVNDPRVVLIKLADRLHNMRTIYALPSAKAQAVAQETLAIWCSLASRLGLWAPKAELEDLCFAVLQPHIFRRMRADLASMWSPGKRNLRRLSTKSSSFGKQFGKNSISEYEQSTEIDQDEVNMKVLLQAVLPFDLLLDRKKRIDFIENLAKPSESQINPKVIRDAGIALASLVVCEEALERELFISTSYVPGMEVTLSSRLKSLYSIYSKMKRKDVGISEVYDARALRVIIGDKNGTLHGQAVQCCYNLLNIVHRLWTPIDGEFDDYIVNPKPSGYQSLHTAVQGPDNSPLEVQIRTQSMHEYAEHGLAAHWLYKETETKLPSESIIHDPEITESPYCSKEMEDQSSVDYDVFRKYSILKAGHPVLRVEAGHLLAAVIVRVDEDGKELLVAVSFGLAASEAVAARRSSYQIKRWEAYARLYKKVSDEWWCEPGHGDWCTCLEKYTLCRDGMYHKQDQFHRLLPTFIQIIELTEQEESEYWAVVSAVFEGKSITSIVPHSSSPDRRGFNSVNSSLMDTGINNKVLLLRTMLQWEEQLRCEAGLQKIDRDSRSSGHTDSAPFAEVVIICWPHGEIMRLSSGSTAADAARRVGLEGKLVSVNGQLVVPSTELKDGDVVEVRM, from the exons ATGTCACTGGGTATCCCATATTCACTGACGCAAAG GCAGGTGCAAAAGGCAATTGCATTTGCAAGGAAATCACACCATGGCCAGCTACGAAAGACTGGAGAGCCTTACCTCACGCATTGTATTCACactggaaaaattttggctgCCTTGATTCCATCAGCTGGAAAGAGG GCTGTTGATACAGTTGTTGCAGGCATCCTTCATGATGTCGTTGACGATACTGGTGAGACTTTGGAAAGCATAGAGAAAGAGTTTGATGCCGACGTAGTAAGATTGGTAGCTGGAGTATCCAGACTAAGTTACATAAATCAG CTGTTGCGGAGGCATCGAAGGCTAAATTTAAATCAGCCTACTCTAAGCCACAATGAG GCAAATAACATACGAGTGATGCTGCTGGGTATGGTCAATGATCCACGCGTGGTGCTTATAAAGCTTGCTGATCGCCTTCATAACATGAGAACCAT ATATGCTCTTCCTTCCGCCAAAGCACAAGCTGTTGCCCAGGAAACATTAGCAATTTGGTGCTCACTTGCTTCACGTCTAGGACTCTGGGCACCGAAAGCTGAGCTTGAAGATCTGTGCTTTGCTGTCCTTCAG CCTCATATATTCCGTCGAATGCGAGCTGACCTTGCCTCCATGTGGAGCCCCGGTAAGAGGAATCTGAGAAGACTATCTACAAAATCCAGCTCTTTTGGAAAACAATTTGGGAAGAACTCGATTTCTGAATATGAACAATCTACAGAAATTGATCAGGATGAAGTAAACATGAAG GTTCTTCTGCAGGCAGTGCTTCCATTTGACCTTTTACTGGACCGAAAAAAGCGTATTGACTTTATTGAAAATCTTGCAAAACCATCAGAGTCACAAATTAATCCAAAGGTTATCAGGGATGCGGGAATTGCTTTAGCATCTCTGGTTGTGTGTGAGGAAGCGCTTGAGCGGGAATTATTTATATCAACCTC TTATGTTCCTGGAATGGAAGTAACTTTGTCTAGTCGCCTAAAGAGCCTGTATAGCATTTATAGCAAG atgaaaagaaaagatgtAGGTATAAGTGAAGTGTATGATGCTCGTGCACTCAGAGTAATTATTGGAGATAAGAATGGGACTTTGCATGGGCAGGCAGTTCAGTGTTGTTACAATCTTCTCAACATTGTGCACAG ACTTTGGACCCCCATTGATGGTGAGTTTGATGACTACATTGTGAATCCAAAACCAAGTGGCTACCAG TCTCTGCACACTGCAGTTCAGGGTCCGGACAATTCACCTCTGGAAGTTCAAATTAGAACACAA AGCATGCATGAGTATGCTGAGCATGGACTTGCTGCGCATTGGCTTTACAAAGAAACTGAAACTAAGTTGCCTTCTGAGAGCATTATACATGATCCTGAAATAACAGAATCCCCATACTGCTCTAAAGAAATGGAAGATCAAAGTTCTGTTGACTATGATGTATTCAGGAAGTACAGTATTCTAAAAGCTGGACACCCAGTTCTAAGAGTGGAAGCAGGTCACTTACTAGCTGCAGTTATTGTCAG AGTAGACGAAGATGGAAAAGAATTGCTTGTTGCTGTGAGCTTTGGCCTAGCAGCTTCTGAAGCAGTAGCTGCCCGAAGATCTTCTTACCAAATAAAACGGTGGGAGGCTTATGCAAGATTATACAAAAAG GTGTCTGATGAGTGGTGGTGTGAACCAGGACATGGGGATTGGTGCACTTGTCTCGAAAAGTACACTCTTTGTCGAGATGGTATGTACCATAAG CAAGACCAGTTTCATCGCCTGTTGCCGACCTTCATCCAAATAATTGAGTTGACAGAACAAGAGGAAAGTGAATACTGGGCTGTTGTATCTGCTGTTTTTGAGGGCAAATCTATTACGTCTATTGTGCCTCATTCAAGCAGCCCAGATAGACGGGGGTTTAATTCTGTGAATTCATCGCTGATGGATACTGGAATCAACAACAAG GTGCTTTTACTGAGGACAATGCTTCAGTGGGAGGAGCAGTTGCGATGTGAAGCAGGCCTTCAAAAAATAGACCGTGATTCAAGATCGTCTGGACATACCGACTCTGCTCCTTTTGCTGAGGTAGTGATTATCTGTTGGCCTCATGGTGAGATAATGAGGTTGAGCAGTGGTAGCACGGCTGCTGACGCAGCTAGAAGAGTTGGACTTGAGGGAAAGCTGGTCTCAGTAAATGGTCAGCTTGTCGTTCCCAGTACAGAGCTAAAGGACGGTGATGTAGTTGAGGTCAGAATGTAA
- the LOC113764059 gene encoding ADP-ribosylation factor 1-like 2, with protein sequence MGQAFRKLFDAFFGNSEMRVVMLGLDAAGKTTILYKLHIGEVLSTVPTIGFNVEKVQYKNVIFTVWDVGGQEKLRPLWRHYFNNTDGLIYVVDSLDRERIGKAKAEFQAIIRDPFMLNAVILVFANKQDMKGAMSPMEVCEGLGLYDLENRKWHIQGTCALRGDGLYEGLDWLASTLKEHKAAGFSSVGTSSF encoded by the exons ATGGGACAAGCTTTCAGGAAGCTCTTCGATGCCTTCTTCGGCAACTCTGAGATGAGG GTTGTGATGCTTGGGCTGGATGCAGCTGGCAAAACAACTATACTCTACAAACTTCATATAGGAGAAGTTTTGTCTACAGTTCCTACTATCG GTTTTAATGTGGAAAAGGTTCAGTATAAGAATGTAATTTTCACGGTGTGGGATGTAGGTGGACAAGAAAAATTAAGGCCACTGTGGAGGCATTATTTCAATAATACGGATGGACTG ATCTACGTCGTTGACTCTTTGGATAGAGAGAGGATTGGAAAGGCAAAGGCAGAATTTCAG GCCATTATTAGGGATCCATTTATGCTTAATGCTGTCATCTTGGTCTTTGCCAACAAGCAGGACATG AAAGGAGCAATGTCGCCGATGGAGGTTTGTGAAGGGCTGGGGCTGTATGATCTTGAGAACAGAAAGTGGCATATACAGGGGACTTGTGCTCTTAGAGGGGATGGGCTGTATGAGGGGTTGGATTGGTTAGCAAGCACCCTGAAGGAACATAAAGCTGCTGGATTTTCTTCAGTTGGCACATCATCCTTCTGA